The Paenibacillus yonginensis genome segment GCAAGCCTGCCTGGTCTTTCTGATCTTTCTGATCTTTCTGGTCTTTCCGTTCCGTCTGCCATACCTTCCTCCCACTCCAGCGGCTCACGCCCGCTTGTTCAGGTATATCCGAATCCCTATCCGAACTCTAACGAACCCTAACCTGCCGTTTAATCCGCCAGCCGGTAGCCTACGCCGCGAACCGTGGCAATATAGTCAGGGGAAGCGGCGCGGTCTCCAAGCTTCTTGCGCAAGCTTTTGATGTGCACATCGACGACATTGCTGCCGCCAAGGAACGTAGTCCCCCACACGGAAGCCAGCAGATCCTCACGGGTCATGACGCTGCCTTCGCTTTCCAGCAGTTGAATGAACAAATCATATTCCGTTTTGGTCAGATCTATCTGCTCGCCTTTGCGATAGACCGCCATCTTCTTGCGGTCAATCCAAAGGTCCTTGAAGATTGCCGGAGAAGTGCCCGCCAGCAGCCGCGAAGCCACGGGACGTTTGCCCTCCGAGCTGCGGATAATCCGCTGGGCGTGATAGACAAGCTCCTGCGGACGGCAAGGCCAAACCAGCAGCTCCTTGCGTTTGAAATCCTCGTCCATGCTGCCGAGCATATCTTCGCGGATCAAATACAGGATCGGCACGCCGCCCGTATCCACCGAACCAAGCGATCGGACGAGCGCAGCATCCTGTTCCCGGTAGCGGGTCAGGTCAAAGATCAGCAGATCAGCCGACAAGGCATTGCGAATGCCTTCCTCGCGGTGGTGGAATACCATGACGTCAAAGCAGCCCTCCGACAAGTCGCGAACCAGTTCATAGATGCCGCCCGGAAAAGGACTGACCACGATCACTCGCTGCGTAACCGGGCAGGCCTCAACGAAGGGCATCGCTTCATTTTCCATATAAACTGCATTCATCCGTTGCTTCTCTCCTTCAAACACTGCGGACACATCCCTCCGAAGACTACGTGTGCATGGTGCACGTCGTAACCCGTTTCTATTGCTACTGCTTTCTTCCAATCTTCCGGAACCGACGTCATGACTTCATCTACACGGCCGCAGGATTCGCAGATAATATGCTGATGTTCATCCATCTTGGCATCGTAGCGGCTGGCTGCTTCGCCGAGCTTCAGCTCGCGTATTAATTCTTTATCGGTCAAGTAACGCAAAGAGTTATATACCGTACCATAGGCAAAATTAAAGCCCTGCTCAACAAGCCGGTTCATCACCTCGGCTGCGGTGGGGTGGTCATCCGAATTTCTTACAATATCATATACGGCTTTCCGTTGGGTCGTTAGGTTCAGGGGTTTCATAGCTGTTCATCCTTCAATTTGATTTTAGAATAAGTATAAATCCTATTTTAGAAAACGTCAATTTCCCATTCATGGAATAATCACCACGAAAGCCGGTATGGCTGCGGGGCTGAATATAGGGGCTAGTTTCTTTTCCGAACCGGGTGGTAATAATTGAAAAGATGCAAGTCTTCGCTTTTAGAGTTCACGATTTCGTCCGTCAAGGACTGTACAGCAATAGCAGGGCCAATAACTTTCAAACCCAAGGAGGAAGATGCGCATGGCAAGCAGCGAAATTCCAAGCACCAGCGAACTGCCCCAATTTCCCGAATCCCTGTGGGAGCGTACCACCGAGTTCCCCCGTTTCCCGCGGCTTCAGGGCGAAACCAATGCGGATGTTGTCGTGGTGGGCGGCGGCATCACCGGACTTACGACAGCCTATCTGCTGATGAAGGAGGGGCTGCAGGTTGCGCTTGTTGAAATGGGCAGCCTGCTCCACGGCACAACCGGGCATACAACGGCCAAAATCACGGCTCAGCACGGACTTATTTATGATCAGCTGATCGGTCACTTCGGAGAAGAGAAAGCCAGATTATATTATGAAGCCAATGAGGAAGCTGTCCGTTTCATGCAGAACTTTGCCAAAGAGCATGGAATTGACTGCGGCATGGTCGAAGAGGATGCCTATTTATTCGCCGAGTCGGACGATGAGCTGAAGGATCTGAAGAAAGAGTGGACAGCTTATCAGAAGCTCGGCATTCCGGGCGAGTGGCAGGAATCCCTTCCGCTGCCCCTCCTGGTTAAAGGGGCCATCAAGCTGCCCGGGCAGGCCCGTTTCCATCCGCTGCAGTATCTCCATTTCATGGTGCAGGAGCTGCAAAAGGGCGGTGCTGCCATTTACGAGCATACTACCATTGCCGAGAAAGTGGACAAGGCGAACGGCCGGCTGAACCTGCATACGGAAGATGGAGCCTCCTCCATCACCTGTAATTATGCCGTTTCCGCTTCCCATTTCCCTTTCTATGACGGAGGCGCGATGTATTTCTCCCGGCTGCACGCCGAACGTTCCTATATCGTAGCCATCGAACCTGAGACCTCATTCCCCGGCGGCATGTATATCAATTGCGGCAATCCGAAACGTTCGCTCAGAGCGGCGGAGTGGAACGGCAAACAGCTGGTTCTAGTCGGTGGAGAGGGCCACAAAACGGGCAAAGCCCTCTGTACGATCCGCAATTACGAAACGTTGGAGCTTTACGGCGCTTCACTGCTTGGAGCAAAAAACATCCCGTTCCGCTGGTCCGCCCAAGACTTGATCACGCTCGACCAGGTGCCTTATATCGGCCAGGCCACAAACGATGACCCGCATATCCTGGTTGCCACAGGCTTCGCCAAATGGGGCATGTCTACCGGGACGCTGGCCGCCCTGATGTTCCGCGACCGGATCATGAAACGGGATAACCGGTACGAGGAAGTGTTCACGCCGCAGCGCTTCAAGGCTGATCCGGGCCTCAAAAATTTCATTGTGCAAAATGCCGGCGTTGCCAAAGATCTCGTAGCCGGAAAAATAGGGCTTGTCCACCGCAAAGTGGACGAGCTCAAGAACGACGAAGGCGCTATCGTCAAACATCTCGGCAAACGGGCCGGGGCCTACAGAGATGAAAAAGGCCAGCTGTACCTGCTTGATGCCACCTGCACCCATATGGGCTGCGAAGTCGACTGGAACGAAGGCGAACGCTCCTGGGACTGCCCGTGCCACGGTTCGCGGTTCAATTACAAAGGCGAGGTTATCGAAGGTCCGGCGACCCAGCCGCTTACGCCGCTGACCCAGCACCAGCATGAAGGCTGATTAGGATCGCCGCCCAATAAAAAGCGGAACACCCCGGCTCACCTGAAACAACCAGGCCGGGGTGTTTGGCTTGCAAGCAGATTCAGCCGAAGAGAATCAAGCGGACTCGGCGGTCCCATCCGGCTTGGAGCTGGTGCGGACCTCCTTCTGCAGCCCGATTTCGGCTGCAAAAAGTTGTGTTATCTTTGGAAGAAAGAAAGGTCTGTTTCTGCGAAGGCATGGATTGAATTCTTGAATCCAACCCGCCGGCAGACCTATCGGCAGAAATTCCCTCCCCGCGTCCTTAAACCTACGCTGTAAATGGAGCGGACTGTTCTGCCGGGAAAGGCAGCGTGAACCCTGAACATGAATAAATCGAGAAACTGGCCGGTGGCGGTGATCGTGCTTCTGGCCATCGGGCTGGCCGGCATGGCTTATCAGCATTTCAAATTCGGCGAAGAGCGGAAGGATTTCGAGCGGCGCTGGAATCTAACTGCCGCTCAGCTGCACAACCTGTCCATTGTGAGCGACGTTCCCTCCGACATTAATTTCATCCCCGCTAAGGAAGGCAGCGGCTACGTCCAGCTGAGCGGCAAGCTCAAGTCTGAAATCGTCCGGAAGCTCAGCCAGACCGAACCGGCCTCGGATGGACTTCAGCTCGACTTGAGTTCTGATTCCTTCTCTATCTTCTCCTTCGACTTCAGGTCAACCAAATCTCAAATCACGGTTGCTCTTCCGGAAGGACTGGAACTCGGACGCTTCCAGCTTGATCTCAAATCCGGCGGCGGCAGCGTCCGTGGAGTGAGAGCCGGCCAAGCCGATTTGAAGACTTCCTCCGGCCGTCTGGTCGTCTCGGACGTCAAAGCGGCTCAGATCAACCTTCACTCCTCTTCCGGCAAAATAACGGCCGAACAGCTGGAAGGCACCCTAACGGCAGCAACAAGCTCCGGCGGCATGTCTTTAACCAGGATTTCCGGAGACGGGACGTATACCTTAAGCTCCGGCCATTTGAACGGAACCGGGATAACCGGCCATGTCGCCATCCAGACCTCATCAGGGGACGTTACGCTGAGTCAATTCAGCGGCAGCGGGCAAATCGCTTCCAGCTCAGGCAGCATTACGCTCAGCGGCCAGCGCTCTGACTCGCTGAATATTACAGCTCGTTCAGGGAACGTTAAGCTGTCCAAAGACGACGCTTTCCGGGGAATATACAATCTTCGGACTAGCTCAGGCAGCATTCACGCGCCCGATTCGCCCGGACAAACCCACGATGTGATCGAGGTCCGGACCCGGTCGGGCAATATTACCATCCGATAAGCTTTACCAGCAGCAAAGCCCGCCGGAATTCCCGGCGGGCTTTGCGTTGCGGCCTGGCGCGCATTCGCGTACGCGCGCCAGGCGTTATTCTTCTTTGGCATTCAAACCTCAACTGTCTGTCTATCCGGACGTAACGCCGCTTCCAGCCTCTATGCTCTTAGGCAATACCCTCGGCTACCGCTTCCCGGTAAGCTTTAAGGGAGAAATAAATCATGGTATCGAGCAGTCCCGAATCCACCTCGGTCAGCAGTCTGCGGGCGAAATCCCAAGCATTCTCCTCGATCCGTAAAGCCAACCGATTGTATTCCGGCTCCGACTGGCATTCATCCAGCTGCTCTGAAAGCAAAGGCAGCTCCGCATCCTCGGCGTGTCCCAGCTCATGAGCCGCAACGATCTTAAGCACATCTTCGGCATATTCCTCCGTACCAAAAATCTGTCTGGCCTGGATGCCGATTTCCTCCAAATATAACGTAACGGAATGATCCTTCATTGTATATTTGCCGCCCACATTGCGGCCGCCGGGAAAACGCGATTTCAGCTTCAGCGAAACCGTGCTGCCCGAGCGCTCCAATAATGGCTCAACTACAAGTCTAGCTGCTGTCTTGTTCAAAATGTAATCCCCTGATTTCTGTTAAGAGTCTAAAGCCCATTATAACCTATCGGTTCTGGCATTTAAACCCAAACCTGTTTATTACCCGCAGAAAATACACCTCAAACAACAAATTGACGTTAATTGTTCAAGAGGGTTGCCTGCTTGCCTGCGGCCATTAAACTCGCCCTCTGGCCCTGCCATGAACTCGGGCTTGCCACCAGCCGCCCTGTCCTATAAAATGAAACTATCTGATGCAAAGGTGGTGAAGGTAGGTTATGGACCGCAAATTGGCGTGGAG includes the following:
- a CDS encoding winged helix-turn-helix transcriptional regulator; this encodes MNAVYMENEAMPFVEACPVTQRVIVVSPFPGGIYELVRDLSEGCFDVMVFHHREEGIRNALSADLLIFDLTRYREQDAALVRSLGSVDTGGVPILYLIREDMLGSMDEDFKRKELLVWPCRPQELVYHAQRIIRSSEGKRPVASRLLAGTSPAIFKDLWIDRKKMAVYRKGEQIDLTKTEYDLFIQLLESEGSVMTREDLLASVWGTTFLGGSNVVDVHIKSLRKKLGDRAASPDYIATVRGVGYRLAD
- a CDS encoding Fur family transcriptional regulator yields the protein MKPLNLTTQRKAVYDIVRNSDDHPTAAEVMNRLVEQGFNFAYGTVYNSLRYLTDKELIRELKLGEAASRYDAKMDEHQHIICESCGRVDEVMTSVPEDWKKAVAIETGYDVHHAHVVFGGMCPQCLKERSNG
- a CDS encoding FAD-dependent oxidoreductase, yielding MASSEIPSTSELPQFPESLWERTTEFPRFPRLQGETNADVVVVGGGITGLTTAYLLMKEGLQVALVEMGSLLHGTTGHTTAKITAQHGLIYDQLIGHFGEEKARLYYEANEEAVRFMQNFAKEHGIDCGMVEEDAYLFAESDDELKDLKKEWTAYQKLGIPGEWQESLPLPLLVKGAIKLPGQARFHPLQYLHFMVQELQKGGAAIYEHTTIAEKVDKANGRLNLHTEDGASSITCNYAVSASHFPFYDGGAMYFSRLHAERSYIVAIEPETSFPGGMYINCGNPKRSLRAAEWNGKQLVLVGGEGHKTGKALCTIRNYETLELYGASLLGAKNIPFRWSAQDLITLDQVPYIGQATNDDPHILVATGFAKWGMSTGTLAALMFRDRIMKRDNRYEEVFTPQRFKADPGLKNFIVQNAGVAKDLVAGKIGLVHRKVDELKNDEGAIVKHLGKRAGAYRDEKGQLYLLDATCTHMGCEVDWNEGERSWDCPCHGSRFNYKGEVIEGPATQPLTPLTQHQHEG
- a CDS encoding DUF4097 family beta strand repeat-containing protein; the encoded protein is MNKSRNWPVAVIVLLAIGLAGMAYQHFKFGEERKDFERRWNLTAAQLHNLSIVSDVPSDINFIPAKEGSGYVQLSGKLKSEIVRKLSQTEPASDGLQLDLSSDSFSIFSFDFRSTKSQITVALPEGLELGRFQLDLKSGGGSVRGVRAGQADLKTSSGRLVVSDVKAAQINLHSSSGKITAEQLEGTLTAATSSGGMSLTRISGDGTYTLSSGHLNGTGITGHVAIQTSSGDVTLSQFSGSGQIASSSGSITLSGQRSDSLNITARSGNVKLSKDDAFRGIYNLRTSSGSIHAPDSPGQTHDVIEVRTRSGNITIR